The window tcttattttttcctgagaaaaaactgaaaagaaTATTACTTTCAAGTACTATTAAGCATAACATGATAAATCTTGAAGGTGAAGATATTACTCTCTTCTATTCACCCCAGTCAAATACAgagtacaaaaataaaaataagaaaacagtcaaatatcataaaaattgcatTTACAATTCATCTTTATAACTCTCTGCTCCCTACTTTGTCTGTAAATGCCTAGATCCTAGACTAGGTTGATCAGTTCTATCTAATTTCATCataaattcctttttattGCAACTATGACTACGTATGTTCACAcgattaaattttagtaacaATGTCCGAAAAAGGGTCCCtatcataattattaataGAGTTTATGTAGTAATTCCTTATGTAATTTACATCTATACTCCATGTATGACCGAAATTGTTGCTGACGTTGGCATGACTTTGTTAGCCTAGAGAGATATATGGATCCTGAGTTTAGGGCCATTAATTAGTCATAAGGTGCGTGGACGCCTATGTTATTGTTAGTGATTTGTAATTGTGGGTGAATGTGGAAATTGGAAATGAGTTGTTTTAGAATTAGTCATCACTCATTCGGGTTTATTTTTTCAGTAATGCCACATAAATTATTgcaatattcataattttattttatttttcgtgTGTTTTACGGACATATTTAAGCGTTTTAAACATTGGTGGATTGAAGTTTACTTTTAccaagaaaaattgaatgCAGCTTTTCggctttattttaaaatgaaaatcgaTTTCCGGTAGTTTTATGTGGGCCTTTGGTGAGTGAGGAGTGGAGAcctttttttcgttttttaggatttgaaaataatatgaaaactCAATACTCACCTCGCCCTAATTTTAATGTTAGctagttttgttttgatcatcatatatacggagtagtatttaatattcgATTTGTCTTGCTAAAAAGCATTTCCCTCAACAATATTCTAGTAATAATCCAGCTATTTTAATACTGCTAGGGAATTTTTTCTCCATGTCATATATGCAACGCAGCGGATAGAGAGGCTGctaaattatcatttaatattatagggtggtgttcggtttccaagataaaataataccgaaatacaatctaggattgagttgtgagattatgtTAATCATAGGagtagctatgactaattatctcatgattatccatctaggattgaggtGTGGGGTTGAATCTCATCCACCAAACacattacaaatttgaaacaatcttgcaaaccgaacccCATTGTAAATTTTTAGCTTCCTTGTACAGTCTTTGAGTCTTTCAATTTACTGCACACACCTCTAATCTATCTCTACATATATATGATCATCAACGGTAAAAGGCTAAACCgaacttttcttcttttaaaatttctttcctttttttcgctttttattagtactccattatttttttttcatttgcatTTTCCTGTGTCTATATATATCCAGTCAAACTCAAGCCTGTCCAAGATTTGTTGCCAACCTCAGAGTGCTGTTTAGCAACAAATATTTCACTCTTCCgatttaaaaaattcgaaataaaaagatatgtTGCTGATCCTTGGCATAGCCGGAGGCCTCTCGATCATTGCCAACGTGGCTGTGGTGGTCGTATTAGCCGTTTCATCTTTGGTGACGATCGTGTACCATTTCTGGCCTTTGGTGGCGGTGAAGAATGTCCCTCGAGGATCCTTCGGATGGCCGCTTCTCGGCGAAACCCTCTCCTTTTTAAAGCCTCACTCCTCCACCTCAATTGGTGCCTTTTTACAAAACCATTGCTCTAGGCAAGTTCATAAACATGTTCTCACAtcattgtgttttttttgatAAAGCTGCCATCACTCACGTGTTCATGCACCTAGAgagtgtgtgttgtgtatgaaaaaaaaaattgatgattcataatttttttgcagGTATGGGAAAGTGTTCAAATCccatctcttcttctctcccACAATTGTTTCATGTGACCAAGAGCTGAATTACTACATACTACAAAACGAAGACAAATTGTTCCAATGCAGCTATCCTAAACCGATTCATGggattttggggaaaaattcAATGTTAGTAGTTGTTGGTGAGACGCACAAGCGCCTAAGGAACGTCGCCGTTTCACTCGTGACATCCATGAAGTCGAAACCCGAGTTCTTGAACGACATCGAGAGGACTGCCACGCAGATTCTTGATTCGTGGAAGGACAAGAATCAAGTACTCTTTTGTGAGGAAGCTAGGAAGGTAATGTGtcttgtcaattttttttataagggTGTGACAATTGACAAATACTTACCTATGttttacatattattattaatttcttttattgcaGTACACATTCAATGTGATAGTGAAGCAAGTGCTAGGACTAACACAAGATGAGCCACAAACAAAGGAAATTCTTCAAGATTTTCTCACATTTATGAAAGGCCTCATTTCTTTGCCTATCTACATTCCTGGCACTCCATACGCAAGAGCTGTTcaggttttttttattactataaattaagcCTATATATCTAGATTTGGATTTCATCAATTATTGTTCCCATGGGaatttcatttatctttttttaagGGTAAAAAAGGCATGAATTGCATGTGCTCACCCTTTTTGCCATGACATCTTTACAGGCTAGAATTAGAATATCTTCAACTGTCAAAGCAATCATAgaggaaagaagaagaagtaatATTAATGGTTGCAAAAAGAGTGATTTTCTTGAGATTCTACTATGTGTAGAATCCTTATCCCAAGATGAAAAAGTTAGCTTTGTGTTGGATTCTCTTCTTGGTGGGTATGAGACCACCTCACTTCTTATGTCCATGGTCGTGTTCTTTCTCGATCGATCCCCTGAAGCCGTCCACCAATTAAAGGTAAATTCGAGTTTCGAATTTCAGtctcgtattttatttcatattcttTTAGACGATAGAAGATGCCGCGCGCGTGCTTTAGTACAGTACCATACTAGACTGTGCTTTATTCTTTATGAAGTCAACACTTTATTTATACTTGTGTTTGAAGATAAAATCATgagattttaataattgggTGTGGTGAGAGTACATCAATTAGTACTTTTATATGAGAACTAGATGGCTTCATAATAGTCAAAGTTTTTTCACTTTAGTAAATGTCTTGATATATATTTCTGtgtcaataaataatagtactcctatattatATTCTTATTGATCTAAATTTGTTGTTTGCTGTTGTAGCTtgaacataataaaataagaagcATGAAGACAAAGGATGAATTTCTGAACTGGGAAGATTACAGAATGATGGAATACACACAAAATGTAAGATATTTTtccacaatttattattaatgtaGTTATACATGTAATAGTACATGATAGCAgtgaatattaatttcattgcAGAATGTATCTTTTTGACTGCAATAAAAAGtgtgatattaattaaatttgtgtgGACCTTTCTAAGACAGGTCATAAGTGAAGCTCTGAGATATGGAAACATTGTTAAATTTGTCCACCGAAAGGCAATCAAAGATGTCAAGTTTAGaggtatatatttaaatagataAGTATTTGATGGTCCACAAAATTAAGCTATATCAGTTGCAGCACTATTTGACAACCAAAAAAGTAGTTTCTATGCAATTATTATTCATGCATACATACATAATTTTCCTATCTGTACATGTATTGCTAATtcattgatattattttggggcaGATTATATAATTCCAGCAGGTTGGAAGGTCCTACCTGTTTTCTCTGCAGTTCATCTTGACCCCTCAATTCATGCAGATGCTCTTCACTTTGATCCCTCCAGATGGCAGGTAAAATTAAGcccatttttccaaaaaatctatatttaatttatgactataaattagatatttaatttaatgattgAATATGCAGAAACAAGATCAAACATGCAAGAAATTTACTCCATTTGGTGGAGGGTCAAGATGTTGCCCAGGTTTCGAATTAGCAAAAGTTGAGGTGGCATTTTTCCTCCACCATCTAGTTCAAACTTATAGGTAATTAATCcacttattaatttaatgttaatGATAATGATTTGGAGTCATATTAATTTGGTGATTGTTATGCAGATGGGAGGTGGGAGAGGGCGAACAAACTTTGGCTTATCCATATGTAGAGTTTGAAAGGGAACTCAAGATGAATGTGCATCGTTTGTAAACttatttatggagtaatatattagGATGTGTTGAGTTTGTAATTTTCTCCTATACCTATGAGTCATAATATATAGCCCACTCTACACTATTACATTCAATCTTCCCTCAAACCTTTTTCATAGCACATATGGCTACAATCAAAGTggctttttattttatttcttacaaATTCAATAAGTAGTAATACAGGTTGAAATTGTGTCCCACAATTTTGTATggaattttactattttaaaaattattactccactGTGATTCAactcataataaaaaattatataccaTAAGTTTGGAATAATATCCGAACAAACATAAAACATCTATCTAAACTTGTTATTTAAGCCCGAAATTGGACAATACGTTTGGGCCTGACGCCTTTTTAGCAGGAACATCAATTTTTCGAAACGattgatatttattattccctcgttcaaatataataatttcaagCCCGAAATTGGCCCATATAGTTGGGCCTGAATCCGTTTAACTAGAAACACGAATTCGAAGCCCGAAATTGGCCCAAATACTATGatatgtagtactactaatataatttCCTCAGGTAAAATAAATGTGCCATTGCTTCTGATGGACGGGGGACCGAATGACTTTGtcaatcaaattatatattcctccatccatgaaaaatacagcgcgtttaaaaaaaaaaaaaaatcaacaagttctctcttattttgtcaccttttctcttactaataatataaactcacattccactagtgctacttctctcttactaataatatggacctcacattttacttttttctcttctctcttattttaccaatttcacattaaaacccgtCTCATTCACAATATGTTCTATTTTTCGTggtcggagggagtattcCATAATATCAATCTTTTACtgacaattatttataaatatatattaggtCTAATTTATCCTTAACTCGCCACCTCAGCAATGCCTACATTTTATCTTATTGACTCCACAATTTGATATTAGGATCGAAGTTTTTGTCGCCGATGCAATCCCCTATCACTTTTATGAGAATTATACagtatattagtaataaaaattaaatggcgCAAATTTAGCATCAGAAATGACGATATATGACATATCAATGCTTATGGGGccttttataaattcaaagaCTAAATCACAAACTTATTTTGAATCAATTGCACctcatcattttattattaaaattaaagacaaaatatgGTGATAAtcgtttttattttgttttttcttattttattttatcactcttttttaaagttattcACATTTATGGCAGTATTCATCCACATCACCAAAATTTTACAAATGTATGTCTAGCTCCATCACATTTGCCCTCAAAAATCATTGTAAGACAATTTACGTGATTTCTCGTTCAAATCAGATAAGGTGCAATATAGACTAAAAATTGACTAAACTTGGTGGTATTAAATTccatttactaatattttagacGGCGTGAGGGAAAAACTGGGCGATAATTTGACGTCCGTTTGAGCAATAATAAGTGGTAGTTACAAAATTGACATAATTCCTAATTTTAAGGCTCATATCATGGTTTAAACCTTTACACACATAACCCTGGCCATGCCTATAATTTGCGTCCTGCTTTtctagaaagaaaaatttcaAGTAGATAAgatgattttcaaaataaagatCATTGTTTTAGGATTCCAATTCCCTTTTCAAGTAGGAAGTTTTCAGTAAAATTTTACTTCCATTATGAAGACAGCATTTATCTTCTAATAGGAAGTGCACTTAATTACAGCCTTTTTACCCTGGTTATGGCTGCCAACGACAAAGAAATCACCCTGTGTTTAGATTTTAGAGAGCAAGTGTCGGCTCAGGCTCGTGGTCGGggatatttatatttgcatCGAGGAGTTTGAAATCAGTGGTCGACCcaagattttgatatttgagGATTGttgcttatttttaattgcttatttttaatgttaacGGCGCCCGAAATAGTCCTGATATAAACAGTACAGAACTGAGAGATAAATAATTTGAGAATGagcaaaatatgaattaaagaTACATATGATGACAGTATCTGACGCCTAAACAATTGAagaatatattcttttaaaataaaacgcagagttggatttttttttcaattcaaaaattgatagtataatttatcaatAGTTTCGTTTGTCAGTGGTGATTAATTACTAATGACATTATGGGATTGCCAACCAGaactatatgtatatatggtTATGCCTTTGGAAATACTTTTTGGGCGAATCATATCgatattgaaaatttcttAATAACGCGAATAgtgtttctttttaataaaggATAACTTGCGCCAAATATTGAATCAGTCACTGAATTAAGTTGCAAACTAGAGAAATTTACATCCATATAATAATGACACGATGTTGAATTTGTGTACGTaaacatatactcctatttccCTATTAAAAGGGCGTTATTTTGTGGGTAAAGGCATTCACAATCTTTTTTCGagtaattttaaatcaatcaCAACTTTATTAAGTTTTcaattataacattttattatgaatcgactggagtatataataaattaaacatttgTTATAGTAGTTCAATCAAAACTTAATAGTTACAATCCACACACTTACAGAGTCACAGTCATGTACACTAAATGACTTGATTACCCAATTAATTATcacctttttttcattcacatttaTAGCTTGTTAAAAGTTGTGTCGtttaactaaaacaaaattggttgttatgaaaagaaaagaccTGCTACCAATAGATTGTCAATTAGGCATCATTATTGTTACTTGACTATTAGAGCTTATTCATTCATCACTTTCCATGTGACCAAAAGTCAAGTCATTTGAAATATTTGGCATATGATCTTGcattcttttcatttatttatttcataatcttctcccattttaattttgaaattaggaCAATATGCAGGCCATATGTTTCATTTCCAAAATTCGAAATGATCGATATTTATTCTTGGAGTGCtaaaaatatggtaaaaaaaGTCAGTGAGCTAGTCAGTTGTTCATATTAATTCAATTGCTAGTATACTAATATTTGCCTTTTTGTATTCCTAGTTATCTAAGTACGTAGCAggcaaaaaaatcataaattaaagtatttgGACTGCCAAAATTCATCATCTTGTTTGATTTATGGATATGCAAAGCATGTCAATAAACCAATTTAGAATGTTTTGACAGTCATTTTccatcaaaatcaagaaatccCTTCTTGAGTATTTGCATTTATGTAAcgttgttttcaaattaatcaaGCTATACACgttctaataaataaattcatgcaTGAATAATGCGAATCCAATTCTGCATGATGACAAACAAGACCCAACTGCGCAGTGCTCTATATATGATAAAGGGAGGGACCATTTTCCtcacctttttttaatttatgcaaTCAATTACTTAGATTTCCCACAAATAAAGTTTGCATCATCCGTCTCCACAAATtctacatttaatttatttatgcttTTGTGAGCTGTTTCTGTTAGCAACCATTATAGCAGTGAACCCATAACTGAATCAttcatcataaaaaaaaaaattaaaaaaaaaagcaaagacGAATAAAACACATCATATTATAGtttgaatataattttgagGGAAAGGTAGGAACTATATATACGTTGATATGCATGTTGTATTTCAGacacatatatatgaaattaaataattatcgTTTTCAAagttaatactcctatattatactactatcttaattagaaaatagaaaCCTTTTATGATAAAGAATGAACACGTAGAGATAATGAAAGCTCAtgtaaacttttaaaaaagcATCTTCTACTTTATAGTATATAGTTTCTATAATTGTCTGCACATATATTGTGGGGGTAGCAGAAGATAGTGTCACAGCATAAACTTTTGCAGACCACTATAAATACAATATCTCAAATTTCTAACCTCCACCAATACCAATTCTGACTAACAATCCAAATCCATCTCCTAAATTCTACATTCCTTCCATTAAATGGCCCCACCCCCATTCTaaaatctattcaaatttcCCCATTCCTCAAACAAATATACACATAACAAATTTGTTACAATCAtccaacttttcttttacacacaaaaagagtaaatgagcaactactttttctttcctgcTAAGTAGTGGTGACAAATCTAAGTAGCAATAGATGGCTTTCTCTTTCACAATAGCATGACATCTATTATGTATATATGCTGctttttctcactttttttaGGTGTTGAAATCCTCTACATTTGAAAAATGCCTTCTTCTCATAAGCTGGTGGCTGTTGCTCTACCGGTAGGCCTCAACATTCTCAATCTCCGACCATCAATCGCCTCGTTGCAAGAGCATCCAACGATGGATTCTAGCAGCAGATACAAGGTACATTTTCATGTACTAGAATATTCTTATATCTTATCCATGTTTAATTTTCAAGAACAGGGGCCAactgtgtgtgtatgtgtcaGGTGACTCGTGAACTGTCATTCGAGATCAAGCTCCACGGGTTTCTCCTCTGGGCTTCAGTCGGCTTGCTCATGCCGGCTGCCATACTGGTAAAGAGAATGACTAACAGAGAGGAATCTGGGAAGAGGCTCAGGATCATATTCTATATACATGCTATTACTCAGGCAAGCCCATTATTCTCATCTTTTccactactactaattaatactaatacaaTTGCCTATAGTTACCTATGTATGATTATTGATGAAATCCACTCAACAGTATCATTTTGGTAGCTAGTCAGGGTTACCCCACAACCATCTTTAATGACTCAAAGATAATCTAAATTAGTCATCTTTAATTGGTGCTAATAATCATTATGAAAAGGAAAAGACTCATTAATTCTTTTCACATGAATGAGCAATTCAAAGTTGCTTGTATTGAactattttaccaattatgtaatataacaaataaatctcaaaatcccttttaattaagtactccTAACGAGTTCAAAGTAATGAGACCAATTTTTGTTCACTATGATCACAATTTAACTAGAACTAATATTTGTCGCACCCAGGTAGTCTCGGTCCTACTCGCTTCAGCAGCAGCAGTAATGTCATTAAAATACTTCGACAACTCTTTCAACAACGATCACCAGAGAATAGGCCTCGCCTTTTATGTTATCATGTGGTTACAGGCACTGGCCGGCATCTGCAGGCCGCACCGGTAAAGATTTAACACTTCAAATgcactcaaaaaaaaaaaaaaaaaaaaaacccttcaAATGCactcaataaatatgcaaaCATACCTattgtgacatttttttttattgcaggAGAAGCAAAAGCAGAAatatttggtttatttttcaCTGGCTAGTTGGAATAATTGTTTCTTTACTGGGAGTTATCAACATATACACTGGCCTAGAAGCCTACCACAAGAGAAGTTCAAAGAATGTGAGGATTTGGACAATCCTTTTCACAATTCAGGTGTCTCTCACACTCTTTGTCTATCTCCTACAAGAAAAATGGCACTATATTCGCAAACAAGGGGCAATACTCGGGAATAAGCCGGTGCTACCTACCAGTGATCGAGAGATGATCCCGACGTCCCAGCAGAAAGAAACAACAAGCGAACATTGCTGATGatacatgtgatttttttttagtagtgACATAGTCATATTTGCATTGATATTGGATTTGGTTTCATTTTTCTGTAAATTATAACCAGACACAACGTCTTatatcataaatgaatatgcaATTGTTTGTCATGACTCATACTGCACAAACTTATGGATGGAACGTGCAAAACAAACTAGGTCGAATAATTATAGCTAATTAAactatgaattaattaaatcatacaaaagaaaataaacatattgGCTCAGGGGATCATATGCCAGTTAATCTATCACAGAACAATTATAGTTATACtgtgaattgtatttttatttaattcctatATTCTTGATAAATTCGCGGCCTATATGGGCGGACACATGACCTTATAACTCCCTATTAattgttcttttctttttgttaattttattaaaattttccaaatctCTTAGCTCTTATTAAATTGACGTGAATAAAAACCAATTATCAAATGTTAACAGG is drawn from Salvia hispanica cultivar TCC Black 2014 chromosome 6, UniMelb_Shisp_WGS_1.0, whole genome shotgun sequence and contains these coding sequences:
- the LOC125196523 gene encoding cytochrome P450 724B1-like — protein: MLLILGIAGGLSIIANVAVVVVLAVSSLVTIVYHFWPLVAVKNVPRGSFGWPLLGETLSFLKPHSSTSIGAFLQNHCSRYGKVFKSHLFFSPTIVSCDQELNYYILQNEDKLFQCSYPKPIHGILGKNSMLVVVGETHKRLRNVAVSLVTSMKSKPEFLNDIERTATQILDSWKDKNQVLFCEEARKYTFNVIVKQVLGLTQDEPQTKEILQDFLTFMKGLISLPIYIPGTPYARAVQARIRISSTVKAIIEERRRSNINGCKKSDFLEILLCVESLSQDEKVSFVLDSLLGGYETTSLLMSMVVFFLDRSPEAVHQLKLEHNKIRSMKTKDEFLNWEDYRMMEYTQNVISEALRYGNIVKFVHRKAIKDVKFRDYIIPAGWKVLPVFSAVHLDPSIHADALHFDPSRWQKQDQTCKKFTPFGGGSRCCPGFELAKVEVAFFLHHLVQTYRWEVGEGEQTLAYPYVEFERELKMNVHRL
- the LOC125193660 gene encoding cytochrome b561 domain-containing protein At4g18260-like; its protein translation is MPSSHKLVAVALPVGLNILNLRPSIASLQEHPTMDSSSRYKVTRELSFEIKLHGFLLWASVGLLMPAAILVKRMTNREESGKRLRIIFYIHAITQVVSVLLASAAAVMSLKYFDNSFNNDHQRIGLAFYVIMWLQALAGICRPHRRSKSRNIWFIFHWLVGIIVSLLGVINIYTGLEAYHKRSSKNVRIWTILFTIQVSLTLFVYLLQEKWHYIRKQGAILGNKPVLPTSDREMIPTSQQKETTSEHC